In Bacteroidota bacterium, the genomic stretch AAAATCATCTTTGGCCAGAGCCAATCAAGACAGAGACTATCACATCTTCGAAGAGTACGCTTACTATCTAGTGAACGAAGCCAGACAGAAACGAGTTTCTGACATCTTCAAACTTGATGGTAATGTCTACGCTTTTGACTCAACGACGATCGACTTATGCCTTTCCGTATTCTGGTGGGCAAAGTTCCGCAAGAAGAAAGGTGGAATCAAAGTGCACACATTATACGATGTAGAAACACAGATTCCAGCATTCTTTCATTTTACCGAAGCCTCTGTACACGACTCAAATGCAATGAAGGTGATTCCTTATGAATCAGGCTCTTATTACATATTTGACCGTGCCTACAACAACTTCAGGATGCTGAACAAGATTCATCAGATAGGATCTTTTTTCGTTGTCAGAGCAAAGAAGAATCTTCAATGCAAGGCCATCAGATGGAAACGCAGGTTCCCAAAAAATGTGCTTTCAGATGCAACGATTGAATTGACTGGCTTTTATCCCAGGCAATACTATCCAGAACATCTTCGATTGGTCAGATTTTGGGATGAAGAACAAAAACGTGAGTTTGTATTCTTAACCAATGCGATGCAAATCTCTGCTCTGCAGGTTGCTGAACTTTACAAGAATCGCTGGCAAGTCGAGCTTTTCTTCAAGTGGTTAAAACAACATCTTAAAATCAAGAAATTCTGGGGTACTACTGAAAATGCTGTTCGGATTCAAATTTACGTTTCCATATGTACTTACTGCTTGGTAGCTATCGTCCAAAATGACATGCAACTTGACAGAAGTACATATGAGGTTTTACAGATTTTGAGTATATCGTTGACCGACAAAACGCATCTTCGGGACCTCTTCGATAGAACTAAATTTCAAAATGACAAAGAACATTTTAGGCTTAATGAGCCAATTTTGTTTGATTTTTAATAACGTCCCGATTTTAATTGGACACTAGTGTCATGTCAATTATAATATGACGTAATAAATAGTTTTGTATCTTTATCAAAAAAACGATGGTAAAGTACAAAGTAACCCTCACCCAGGAGGAAAGAGAACAATTGAAAGAAATAACCAGAAAAGGCAGTCATACCTCAAAGAAGGTTATTCATTCGCTTATTTTGCTCAATGTTGACGAAGGTCAATATTCTGAAAGTCAGCAGACAAATGAGGAAATATGCAGAATACTTAAAATTGGAATGAGAACTATAGACAGGGTAAAAAGTCGATTTGTTCTTCAAGGATTTGATGCTGCTCTGGACATAGCACCGACAAGTCGTGTTTATCGAAAGAGAATAGACGGAGAAACTGAAGCGCATTTGGTTGCGATCGCATGTGGAAAGCCGTCAAAAGGATATGCGAAGTGGTCATTAAGGCTACTTGCGGACAAGATGGTGGAATTGGAATACGTTGAAAAGATATCGTATGAGACAGTCAGGAAAGTTTTAAAAAAAACGAACTTAAGCCTTGGAGAGTAAAAGAATGGGTGATACCACCCAAAGAGAACAGTCATTTTGTTGCAGCCA encodes the following:
- a CDS encoding IS4 family transposase, giving the protein MHKDKYVFAQLTSFLDRNKFNYIVRKYDGDRYVKHFTCWNQLLALMFGQLSNRESLRDLILALDAHYSKSYHLGLGKNVSKSSLARANQDRDYHIFEEYAYYLVNEARQKRVSDIFKLDGNVYAFDSTTIDLCLSVFWWAKFRKKKGGIKVHTLYDVETQIPAFFHFTEASVHDSNAMKVIPYESGSYYIFDRAYNNFRMLNKIHQIGSFFVVRAKKNLQCKAIRWKRRFPKNVLSDATIELTGFYPRQYYPEHLRLVRFWDEEQKREFVFLTNAMQISALQVAELYKNRWQVELFFKWLKQHLKIKKFWGTTENAVRIQIYVSICTYCLVAIVQNDMQLDRSTYEVLQILSISLTDKTHLRDLFDRTKFQNDKEHFRLNEPILFDF